From Hydractinia symbiolongicarpus strain clone_291-10 chromosome 11, HSymV2.1, whole genome shotgun sequence, the proteins below share one genomic window:
- the LOC130614602 gene encoding ankyrin-1-like, whose protein sequence is MWEMSSLYNSLSTLTKQTKVNTGCKNNITGVQKEIIQRKLLDAVDKNDLIYLTRKLYHVNELVDSLIGGTTLLCSAVQKNKYGIVKLLLFNGANPNKTDDSHTSPLHYAVTTPSNYITTTLLRYGANPLQKDSNNMSALDLSSNDTTFTECLKHLPDLNALPSNFPTKDLKQSEKLAFRRALRERNIAALNILKSRSVIGDSINQQDINGDTNLHLALKSRDYKLAYILIGFNARCDLQNSLGDTAIHIMVRQQKFQILMHLFQFSFVATDDSRNKWLEILKIRNNVGSTSLHEAVHVKNVKFVYHILHELCSCIDQKLLTIENDQGESPVHLALKTQNKKLTVALFKAFVEIKNFDEHSKKTMKNILNLIPLWRSTPIYFQYIEKVIDQYMQYAICEHAIINRYSDALDYLLKNGIRYDIKDDSEKNLLHVAAQYGSLEEIKVLLKNGGNVRERNQKTGDLPLHYAALTNTLDVVTFLSQLTINICFANLVNQTPLHKALILKRDAVASILIDAMPYMWFEDLDGNSPLHLVLLNFTSIRNIRQLIAKVTSIRLLTVENKKGESPLLLALRLKNIDLMKYIFDKIPGSMNTKYITDSMCSKLLQNQNPTENTIEFFRLLFQEFRSKGYESGIFEISVKLIYQSYKYGFNDLAQFLIQENSSFTTFMYRAVFHKLDRNFIKFLAVNSEDGGSHYNQNQRALNVEIVAKEEKAVRFLLRLFTDINVSKEDKISCLVMALEDNTLRDGYLNHETLNEISKLLIETLRSNFYNATNCFLDFLENNVINVDTLTLSEAIRAYDGTEESKSQLNRLLKLVDENVLDKNGKLALNVAVKLNKKQVDDMLFKSYASINIPDSNGLNPIYYAIQGSHYEITNLFLLICEKNSIAVDTSNLTEAIKVYDCTEESKNQLNRLLKLVDVNVLDKNGELALSVAVKLNKKQVVDMLCENYASINIPDSNGFNPIYYAIQGSHYEITNLFLLICEKNSIAVDTSNLTEAIKVYDCTKESKNQLNRLLKLVDENVLDKNGELALSVAVNLNKKQVVDMLCENYASINIPDSNGFNPIYYAIKGSHYEITNLFLLICEKNSIAVDTSNLTEAIKVYDCTKESKNQLNRLLKLVDVNVLDKNGELALSVAVKLNKKQVVDMLCENYASINIPDSNGFNPIYYAIQGSHYEITNLFLLICEKNSIAVDTSNLTEAIKVYDCTEESRNQLNRLLKLVDVNVLDKNGELPLNIAVKLNKKHVINILCDKTSYDVSVNLSDGNGFSAIDYAIQRDDYKLTRILLSLLKEGDRRVNSRGNTLLHSIIEQSSNRIISQLYRQPEYFQRCSHINVNATNFDGNTPLDLALLVGNEVALDYLLIFEADLSISTRNKQKLIEIFQQSPTKILRMIELLVKKQIPEEMECPICNEISQQMFTCVNGHSICDQCAKHPSIENCPMCRVRFKGNCTCNIKNERWFRAMLMQLERQGSYHYIPPCSCCDF, encoded by the coding sequence ATGTGGGAAATGAGCAGTTTGTACAACTCACTTTCAACACTAACCAAACAAACAAAGGTTAACACAGGTTGTAAAAACAACATCACTGGagtacaaaaagaaataattcaaagaaAATTATTGGATGCTGTTGATAAGAATGATTTAATTTATCTAACAAGAAAGTTATATCACGTCAATGAATTAGTGGATTCTCTTATTGGTGGAACAACTTTACTGTGTTCAGCTGTgcagaaaaataaatatggcattgttaaattgcttttatttaATGGAGCGAACCCAAACAAAACGGATGACAGCCATACAAGTCCACTTCATTATGCAGTAACGACACCGAGTAATTATATAACAACTACCTTATTGCGTTATGGAGCAAATCCTTTGCAGAAAGACAGTAATAACATGTCAGCGTTAGATTTATCCTCAAATGATACAACATTCACCGAATGTTTAAAACACTTGCCTGATTTAAATGCTCTACCCTCAAATTTTCCAACTAAAGATCTTAAACAATCTGAGAAATTAGCGTTTAGGAGGGCTTTAAGAGAAAGAAACATTGCTGCCTTAAACATACTAAAATCAAGAAGCGTAATAGGGGATTCCATTAACCAACAAGATATAAACGGCGACACGAATCTTCATCTTGCTTTAAAAAGTCGTGATTATAAGCTTGCGTACATACTAATTGGATTCAATGCTAGATGTGATCTACAGAACAGTTTAGGGGACACTGCCATTCATATCATGGTAAGGCAgcagaaatttcaaattttaatgcATTTATTTCAGTTTTCGTTTGTGGCTACGGATGATTCCAGGAATAAGTGGTTGGAAATTTTGAAAATCCGAAACAATGTAGGCAGTACGTCATTACACGAAGCTGTTCATGTAAAAAACGTTAAGTTCGTTTATCACATCTTACATGAGTTGTGTTCCTGTATAGATCAGAAGCTGTTAACAATCGAGAATGACCAAGGAGAAAGTCCAGTTCATTTAGcattaaaaacacaaaacaagaaATTGACTGTTGCCTTATTTAAGGCCTTTGTTGAGATTAAAAACTTTGATGAGCATTCTAAAAAAACCATGAAAAACATTCTCAATTTGATTCCACTTTGGAGGTCGACGCCTATTTATTTTCAGTACATAGAGAAGGTAATTGATCAGTATATGCAGTACGCTATCTGTGAACATGCTATTATTAACAGGTACTCCGATGCTCTTGACTATCTCTTAAAAAACGGAATTCGCTATGACATAAAAGATGACAGTGAAAAAAACTTATTACATGTTGCAGCGCAGTATGGTAGTCTCGAAGAAATTAAAGTCCTTTTAAAAAACGGAGGCAATGTTAGAGAGAGGAATCAAAAGACAGGAGATTTACCCTTACATTACGCTGCATTAACCAATACACTAGACGTTGTGACATTTCTTTCCCAACTTACTATTAACATTTGCTTTGCAAACCTTGTAAATCAGACACCGTTACACAAAGCCTTAATTCTAAAGCGAGATGCTGTTGCGTCTATTTTAATAGATGCTATGCCTTATATGTGGTTTGAGGATCTTGATGGAAACTCTCCCTTGCACcttgttcttttaaattttacatcaaTCAGAAACATACGCCAACTTATTGCAAAAGTTACTTCAATCCGGTTACTTAccgtagaaaataaaaaaggagaaTCACCATTACTGTTGGCATTAAGACTTAAGAACATTGATCTTATGAaatacatttttgataaaattccAGGTTCTATGAACACAAAGTACATAACTGATAGTATGTGTTCAAAGCTTTTACAAAACCAAAATCCGACCGAAAACACCATAGAATTTTTTAGGTTGCTATTTCAAGAATTTAGAAGTAAAGGATATGAATCTgggatttttgaaatttctgttAAACTTATCTATCAATCATACAAATACGGCTTTAATGACCTTGCCCAATTCCTCATTCAGGAAAATTCTTCCTTCACCACTTTTATGTATAGAGCAGTTTTTCATAAACTGGATAGaaattttattaagtttttggCGGTAAATAGTGAGGATGGTGGTTCCCATTATAACCAAAACCAAAGAGCCTTAAACGTGGAAATAGTTGCCAAGGAAGAAAAAGCAGTCAGATTTCTGTTGAGACTTTTCACCGATATAAATGTTTCTAAAGAAGATAAGATTTCTTGTCTGGTTATGGCACTTGAAGATAATACTCTCAGGGACGGATATTTGAATCATGAAACTCTGAATGAAATTTCCAAACTCCTGATTGAAACTCTGCGCTCTAATTTTTACAATGCTACTAattgttttcttgattttttggaaaataatgtAATAAACGTTGACACTCTCACACTTAGTGAAGCAATTAGAGCTTATGATGGCACAGAAGAAAGCAAAAGCCAACTAAATCGATTATTAAAGCTTGTCGATGAAAACGTACTTGACAAAAATGGGAAGCTGGCTTTAAACGTTGCAGTTAAGTTGAATAAAAAGCAGGTCGATGATATGTTGTTTAAGAGTTATGCCTCTATAAATATACCTGATAGTAATGGACTCAATCCTATTTATTATGCTATCCAGGGAAGTCATTATGAGATAACTAACCTATTCTTGTTAATTtgcgaaaaaaattcaatagctGTCGACACTTCCAATCTTACTGAAGCAATCAAAGTTTACGATTGCACAGAAGAAAGCAAAAACCAACTAAATCGATTATTAAAGCTTGTCGATGTAAACGTACTTGACAAAAATGGGGAGCTGGCTTTAAGCGTTGCAGTTAAGTTGAATAAAAAGCAGGTGGTTGATATGCTGTGTGAAAATTATGCCTCTATAAATATACCTGATAGTAATGGATTTAATCCTATTTATTATGCTATCCAGGGAAGTCATTATGAGATAACTAACCTATTCTTGTTAATTTGCGAAAAGAATTCAATAGCTGTCGACACTTCCAATCTTACTGAAGCAATCAAAGTTTACGATTGCACAAAAGAAAGCAAAAACCAACTAAATCGATTATTAAAGCTTGTCGATGAAAACGTACTTGACAAAAATGGGGAGCTGGCTTTAAGCGTTGCAGTTAATTTGAATAAAAAGCAGGTGGTTGATATGCTGTGTGAGAATTATGCCTCTATTAATATACCTGATAGTAATGGATTCAATCCTATTTATTACGCTATCAAGGGAAGTCATTATGAGATAACTAACCTATTCTTGTTAATTTGCGAAAAGAATTCAATAGCTGTCGACACTTCCAATCTTACTGAAGCAATCAAAGTTTACGATTGCACAAAAGAAAGCAAAAACCAACTAAATCGATTATTAAAGCTTGTCGATGTAAACGTACTTGACAAAAATGGGGAGCTGGCTTTAAGCGTTGCAGTTAAGTTGAATAAAAAGCAGGTGGTTGATATGCTGTGTGAGAATTATGCCTCTATTAATATACCTGATAGTAATGGATTCAATCCTATTTATTACGCTATCCAGGGAAGTCATTATGAGATAACTAACCTATTCTTGTTAATTTGCGAAAAGAATTCAATAGCTGTCGACACTTCCAATCTTACTGAAGCAATCAAAGTTTACGATTGCACAGAAGAAAGCAGAAACCAACTAAATCGATTATTAAAGCTTGTCGATGTAAACGTACTTGACAAAAATGGGGAACTGCCTTTGAATATTGCAGTCAAGTTAAATAAGAAGCATGTTATTAATATTCTCTGTGACAAAACCAGTTACGATGTCTCTGTAAATTTATCCGATGGAAATGGATTTAGTGCCATTGACTATGCTATTCAGAGAGACGATTATAAGCTAACTAGGATATTATTGTCATTGTTGAAAGAAGGAGATCGACGTGTTAATTCGAGAGGTAATACATTATTGCATTCAATTATCGAACAGAGTAGTAACCGAATAATTTCACAATTATATCGTCAACCTGAATATTTTCAGCGTTGCAGCCATATTAATGTGAACGCCACAAATTTTGATGGAAATACACCCCTTGATTTAGCTTTACTGGTGGGGAATGAAGTTGCGTTAGATTATCTTCTAATCTTCGAAGCAGATTTAAGTATATCAACCAGGAACAAACAAAAACTCatagaaatatttcagcagtCTCCcactaaaattttaagaatgaTAGAATTGttagtaaaaaaacaaattcctgAAGAAATGGAGTGTCCTATTTGCAATGAGATTTCTCAACAGATGTTCACATGCGTGAACGGGCATTCTATTTGTGATCAATGCGCAAAGCACCCGAGCATAGAAAACTGCCCGATGTGTCGAGTTCGCTTTAAAGGAAACTGCACGTGTAATATTAAAAACGAGAGGTGGTTCAGAGCCATGTTGATGCAACTTGAAAGACAAGGATCCTATCATTATATTCCACCTTGCTCTTGTtgtgatttttga